In Candidatus Vogelbacteria bacterium, the following proteins share a genomic window:
- a CDS encoding AI-2E family transporter: protein MMIKNRIQTVSFFTALALALASVLFIFKPFFPGLFLALTFAIVSRPLYRWVDRRFSSKPILSTTTTFLIIVALILVPTGIIGTQIFNQAQDVYQNYLGPDGGQSVKNTTSEITKQITGYIPGLENKAFDLEPIRQKFTTWITDNLNQLFSSAISLAVNLLVFLFALFYLIKDGSKFKKALYKLSPLSKDDSESIIKRFEATVHSVVLGSLLVALIQGIITTIGLFIFRVPEAFLLGSASVIAALIPGVGPSIIMLPAAVFLYFAGHTWAAIGLAIWSILIVGTIDNFIRPFLIERGMKVHPFLILISVLGGLSVFGPIGFLLGPVVLSFFFSLVEIYTRLADEAI, encoded by the coding sequence ATGATGATTAAAAACCGTATCCAAACTGTATCATTTTTTACCGCTTTAGCTTTAGCCCTAGCCTCTGTCCTCTTTATTTTTAAACCATTTTTCCCTGGACTGTTTCTGGCCCTAACTTTTGCTATTGTCTCGCGACCTTTATACCGCTGGGTTGACCGTCGATTTAGCTCAAAACCTATCCTATCCACCACGACCACTTTTTTGATTATTGTCGCCCTCATCCTGGTTCCAACAGGTATTATTGGTACTCAAATTTTCAATCAAGCTCAAGATGTCTACCAAAATTATCTAGGCCCAGACGGTGGTCAATCTGTTAAAAACACTACTAGTGAAATAACCAAACAAATCACTGGGTACATCCCCGGTCTAGAGAACAAGGCTTTTGATTTAGAACCCATTCGCCAGAAATTTACCACCTGGATTACTGATAATCTTAATCAACTTTTTTCTAGCGCTATTAGTTTAGCTGTAAATTTACTAGTCTTTTTATTTGCGCTATTTTATTTAATTAAAGACGGTAGTAAATTTAAAAAAGCTTTATACAAACTTAGTCCTCTAAGTAAGGACGACAGTGAGTCTATTATTAAACGATTTGAAGCGACCGTTCATTCTGTCGTCTTAGGATCTCTGTTAGTGGCCCTCATCCAAGGTATCATCACCACCATTGGTCTGTTTATCTTCCGAGTACCAGAAGCTTTTCTATTAGGTAGCGCTTCGGTTATCGCCGCTTTAATACCAGGTGTTGGCCCTTCAATCATTATGCTTCCCGCTGCTGTTTTTCTATATTTTGCTGGCCACACCTGGGCTGCTATTGGCCTAGCTATTTGGTCTATCTTAATAGTGGGAACTATTGATAACTTTATTCGACCATTTTTGATTGAGCGGGGTATGAAAGTGCATCCTTTCTTGATTTTAATTTCTGTTTTAGGTGGTTTGTCAGTCTTTGGTCCGATCGGTTTTCTTCTAGGGCCAGTTGTCTTGAGCTTCTTTTTCAGTTTGGTCGAGATTTACACACGCCTAGCTGACGAGGCCATTTAG
- a CDS encoding GatB/YqeY domain-containing protein: MSLHEQIKNEIKEAMKAKDQVKLTVVRGLVSAFTNEAVAKGKTPTDLLTDEEVLAVIKRTSKQRKDSIDQFIAGGRPELADDEKVELAILETYLPAMMSLEEIKKVVEAKKAELGMTDKSKAGQFVGVIMKELSGRADGVDVKQAVDESFA; encoded by the coding sequence ATGTCCCTACACGAGCAAATCAAAAATGAAATTAAAGAAGCCATGAAAGCTAAAGACCAGGTCAAATTGACAGTGGTTCGTGGCTTAGTCAGCGCTTTTACTAACGAAGCTGTCGCTAAAGGTAAAACCCCGACCGACCTACTAACCGATGAGGAGGTCTTAGCAGTTATCAAGCGTACCTCTAAACAACGAAAAGATTCCATTGACCAATTTATCGCTGGTGGCCGACCAGAATTAGCTGATGATGAGAAAGTAGAATTAGCTATTCTTGAGACTTACTTACCAGCCATGATGAGTTTGGAAGAAATTAAAAAAGTAGTCGAGGCAAAAAAAGCCGAGCTAGGTATGACCGATAAATCTAAAGCTGGTCAATTTGTTGGCGTAATTATGAAAGAATTATCAGGCCGTGCCGACGGAGTTGATGTCAAACAGGCAGTAGACGAATCATTCGCCTAA
- a CDS encoding YceI family protein yields the protein MNNLFWTVLVLLIIGGAGVVYFTSPKSIPDPIQNIATTTQAVATTSSSGEVEGKKLVDGSYVLDASKTSATWEGKKVILANWIDRGTIKISSAEVSVVGGEISKGRIEVDMNSISASQTGSGSGTDRLNGHLKSDDFFNVEKYPKAVFDLDRLDKGETDGTFVIKGRLTIRDVTKPIDIPVNIKQEGSALMVTGKATVDRTVYGVKFGSTKFFADLGDNVVGDTFSLDFNLALKTK from the coding sequence ATGAATAATTTATTTTGGACAGTTTTGGTGTTGTTAATAATTGGTGGCGCGGGTGTTGTTTATTTTACTTCTCCTAAATCTATTCCCGATCCGATTCAAAATATTGCCACTACGACCCAAGCGGTGGCGACTACTTCGAGTTCTGGTGAGGTGGAAGGTAAAAAACTAGTGGATGGTAGTTATGTTTTAGACGCTAGTAAAACCTCAGCTACTTGGGAGGGGAAAAAGGTGATTTTGGCTAATTGGATTGATCGAGGAACTATTAAAATCTCATCAGCCGAGGTGTCAGTGGTTGGAGGAGAGATCAGTAAAGGACGAATTGAGGTTGATATGAACTCAATCTCAGCTAGTCAAACAGGGTCAGGTAGTGGTACCGATCGCTTAAACGGCCATCTTAAATCAGATGATTTTTTTAATGTCGAAAAGTATCCTAAAGCTGTTTTTGATCTTGATCGATTGGATAAAGGGGAAACAGATGGTACTTTTGTAATTAAGGGCCGACTAACTATTAGAGATGTGACTAAGCCGATTGATATTCCAGTGAATATTAAACAAGAAGGTTCAGCTTTGATGGTGACTGGTAAAGCAACAGTGGACAGAACTGTTTATGGTGTTAAGTTTGGTTCCACTAAATTCTTTGCCGATCTAGGTGATAATGTGGTTGGTGATACCTTTAGTTTGGATTTCAATTTAGCCTTAAAAACCAAGTAA
- a CDS encoding MFS transporter, which translates to MLVNASAKQLRIITYVAVFFLTLTASLTSYINSSYLATLVPENKVGLIYSLGSITTIILTLLIPKILCRLGIKLSTVIISSLSIGGLLLIVWQSPLVLFSILGFISYYALTQVARYNTDLYLETISDNKDTGGIRGVFMTIINLAWLASPIIASTILGPTERFYLLYFISAILMVPFMIIIGKVLPERTVCDPTSTIQDLLARLGKLNTAKDRALRKILTTDFLLNFFYAVMVIYLPLLLHEQIGFSWTEIGFIFTIMLIPFVIIEYPLGKIADKWLGERELLATGFMIAGVATILISTLQTKYMWLWAGLLFLTRVGAATIEIMKETALFKRIDGNDAPILSFSRNLSPLAYIAAPAFALIFLNTDNYQTIFFALGVVTLLGLYPSLTLKDTR; encoded by the coding sequence ATGCTCGTAAACGCTTCAGCCAAACAACTTCGCATTATCACCTATGTAGCGGTCTTTTTTTTAACTCTGACCGCTTCTCTGACTTCCTACATCAACTCCTCCTATTTAGCTACTTTAGTACCCGAAAATAAAGTTGGGTTAATTTATAGTTTAGGCTCTATTACTACGATTATTTTAACCCTACTAATACCTAAGATCCTGTGTCGACTAGGAATCAAATTATCAACCGTTATTATTTCCAGCCTCAGTATTGGTGGACTACTCCTCATTGTCTGGCAATCCCCTCTGGTTTTATTTTCGATCTTGGGTTTTATCTCCTACTACGCCCTCACTCAAGTCGCCCGTTATAACACCGATCTTTATCTAGAAACAATCTCTGACAACAAAGACACTGGTGGTATCCGTGGCGTCTTTATGACTATCATCAACCTAGCTTGGCTCGCTTCTCCTATCATTGCTAGCACCATCTTGGGTCCAACCGAAAGATTTTATTTATTGTATTTTATTTCCGCGATTTTAATGGTGCCTTTCATGATCATTATTGGTAAGGTTTTACCCGAACGAACAGTGTGTGACCCAACCAGCACCATCCAAGACCTATTGGCCCGATTGGGCAAATTAAACACCGCCAAAGATCGAGCTCTTCGCAAAATTCTCACAACCGATTTTTTACTAAACTTCTTCTACGCAGTCATGGTGATTTATTTACCACTACTCCTTCATGAACAAATTGGTTTTTCTTGGACAGAAATCGGTTTTATTTTCACCATCATGTTAATTCCATTTGTTATCATTGAATACCCACTCGGTAAAATAGCCGACAAGTGGTTGGGTGAACGAGAACTCTTGGCGACTGGCTTTATGATTGCCGGTGTCGCCACTATTTTAATATCAACTTTGCAGACGAAATATATGTGGCTCTGGGCAGGGCTACTTTTTCTAACTCGAGTGGGTGCCGCCACCATCGAGATTATGAAAGAAACAGCTCTTTTCAAACGAATTGACGGGAACGACGCCCCCATCCTTAGCTTCTCGAGAAACCTTTCACCTTTAGCTTATATAGCCGCCCCAGCTTTTGCTTTAATTTTCCTTAACACCGACAACTACCAAACCATATTCTTCGCTCTAGGTGTTGTGACACTTTTAGGTCTCTATCCAAGTCTTACTCTCAAAGATACTCGATAG
- a CDS encoding 4a-hydroxytetrahydrobiopterin dehydratase, whose amino-acid sequence MTNNLTNEHCLPCEGGMLPLTETLYKPLLSQLENGWNIVDGKNITKEFVFTNFKEALAFVNQVGILAETENHHPDINLHDYKKVTINLTTHAIGGLSKNDFIVASKIETL is encoded by the coding sequence ATGACCAACAATCTAACCAATGAGCACTGTCTACCCTGTGAAGGTGGTATGTTACCTTTAACGGAAACGCTGTATAAACCTCTTCTTAGCCAACTGGAAAATGGGTGGAATATTGTCGATGGAAAAAATATAACTAAAGAATTTGTTTTTACTAACTTCAAAGAAGCTCTGGCTTTCGTTAATCAAGTTGGGATCTTAGCTGAGACCGAAAACCATCACCCAGATATTAACTTGCACGACTACAAAAAAGTAACCATTAATCTCACCACCCACGCTATTGGTGGACTATCTAAAAACGATTTTATTGTGGCCTCAAAGATAGAGACCTTGTAA
- a CDS encoding ATP-dependent helicase, which translates to MSDLDYKFTEEYKRLNTHQKEAVDTIEGPVMVVAGPGTGKTQILTLRIANILKQTDTAPANILALTFTESAAANMRKRLATIVGSRAYQVVISTFHGFCNDVIKNYPEEFPRIIGSTNITEIDQIKIIEELLNKLPLKILRPFGDPLLYVKPILSSINELKREGLSPAEFTQIVVKKDKSFDQIPDLRHEKGAHKGKVKSMYEKLRRQIDKNLELADVYAGYEAELTKRKFYDYSDMIMEVLRELRTNQTLLSSLQEEHQYILVDEHQDTNNAQNKVLELIASFHDYPNLFVVGDEKQAVFRFQGASLENFYYFKHRFPEAKLIVLEDNYRSTQAILDQAHSLLPGQAELKANTGHLAESIKVAVCSSPLSELYFVASSVKYQIASGVEPSEIAVLYRDNRDAFPIANVLDKLGVSCVIESDDNLLADIDIRKLLILFKAIYYFDNDEALAQALHLDFLGVEPIDAYGLIRQASQSKQSLISLVGGKFPTLAKQLSDWNVASHNLELLPLVEKVLKESKLLDRLVTSSTARKRLETIGALFNTMSDLVASHPEAGLEDFLEFIETVNKHQVLLKNKSRASVVGKVRLMTVHRSKGLEFQSVFIIGAYDGHFGGRSSRDKLKLLSEIYQLVDRDKEGGEEDDKDTGDERRLFYVALTRAKQLVTISLSAISDSGREQVPSQFIAELKPELIEYVDTSGLTDKLAEVRETLLSPTPAKESDLKDREYIAGLFRDQGLSVTALNNYLACPWQYFYRNLIRLPAVPTKHQAYGIAVHAALRDAFKHAKERDITKESLLASFEKYLRQEPLTEKDLVETLAKGLESLSGWFDTYHQSWNINVLTEFNIKGVELTSDIKLVGMLDKIEFTGDGADVNVADYKTGKPKSRNDLMGATRDADGNYYRQLVFYKILLDLFEDGKYKMMSGEIDFVEPNDTGKYKKEKFEIPDNDVIELTDTIKKVADEIINLKFWDKTCDDKDCEYCALRRLMTDAN; encoded by the coding sequence ATGTCAGATCTAGACTATAAATTCACTGAAGAATATAAGCGTTTAAATACTCACCAAAAGGAGGCGGTGGACACTATTGAAGGTCCGGTGATGGTGGTGGCTGGTCCAGGGACAGGTAAAACTCAAATTTTAACCTTACGCATTGCCAATATTCTCAAACAAACCGATACCGCCCCGGCTAATATTTTAGCCTTAACCTTTACTGAAAGCGCGGCGGCCAATATGCGGAAACGTTTAGCGACTATTGTTGGTAGTCGAGCCTACCAGGTGGTGATTAGTACTTTTCATGGTTTTTGTAATGACGTGATCAAAAATTATCCAGAAGAATTCCCGCGAATTATTGGTTCGACTAATATTACGGAGATTGATCAAATAAAAATCATCGAAGAGTTACTGAACAAGTTGCCGTTGAAAATTTTGCGACCATTTGGTGATCCGCTGTTGTATGTGAAGCCAATCTTGTCATCGATTAATGAATTAAAACGAGAAGGTTTGAGTCCAGCTGAGTTTACTCAGATTGTGGTTAAAAAAGATAAATCGTTTGATCAAATTCCTGACTTGCGCCACGAGAAAGGAGCTCATAAAGGTAAAGTGAAATCAATGTACGAAAAGTTGCGTCGGCAGATTGATAAAAATTTGGAATTGGCCGACGTTTATGCTGGTTACGAAGCGGAACTGACTAAACGTAAATTTTATGATTACAGTGACATGATCATGGAAGTGTTGCGGGAATTGCGAACCAATCAGACTTTGCTCTCTAGTCTCCAAGAAGAACATCAATACATTTTGGTGGATGAACATCAAGATACCAACAATGCCCAAAATAAAGTCTTGGAATTAATCGCTAGCTTTCATGACTATCCCAACTTGTTTGTGGTGGGGGACGAAAAGCAAGCTGTCTTTCGTTTTCAGGGAGCATCGCTAGAAAATTTTTATTATTTCAAACACCGTTTTCCAGAAGCTAAATTAATAGTCTTGGAAGATAATTACCGTTCGACACAGGCGATTCTTGACCAGGCTCATTCACTGCTACCTGGTCAGGCGGAGTTGAAGGCTAACACGGGTCACTTAGCCGAATCTATCAAAGTAGCTGTCTGTTCGTCGCCCTTATCGGAGTTGTATTTTGTGGCTTCGTCCGTCAAATATCAGATTGCGTCCGGGGTTGAGCCGTCAGAGATAGCTGTTTTGTATCGAGACAATCGAGACGCTTTTCCTATTGCTAACGTACTTGATAAATTGGGGGTGTCTTGTGTGATTGAATCTGATGACAATTTACTCGCCGATATTGATATTCGGAAGTTGCTGATTTTATTTAAAGCTATTTATTATTTTGATAATGATGAAGCTTTGGCTCAAGCTCTACATTTAGACTTCTTGGGAGTAGAACCAATTGACGCTTATGGTTTGATCAGACAAGCTAGTCAATCAAAACAATCTTTGATTTCTTTGGTAGGCGGAAAGTTTCCAACCTTAGCCAAACAACTGTCCGATTGGAATGTGGCGAGCCATAATTTGGAATTACTACCACTCGTGGAGAAAGTTTTGAAAGAATCAAAGTTGCTAGACAGGCTAGTCACCAGCAGTACGGCTCGAAAACGGCTAGAGACCATTGGTGCTTTATTTAATACTATGTCTGATTTGGTGGCGAGCCATCCGGAAGCGGGGCTAGAAGATTTCCTCGAATTTATCGAAACGGTCAACAAACATCAAGTGTTATTGAAAAATAAAAGTCGAGCAAGTGTGGTTGGCAAGGTACGCCTGATGACTGTCCATCGGTCCAAAGGTTTGGAGTTTCAATCGGTCTTTATTATTGGCGCTTATGACGGTCACTTTGGTGGTCGGAGTAGTCGCGACAAATTGAAGTTATTGTCCGAAATATATCAGTTGGTTGATAGAGACAAAGAAGGGGGTGAAGAGGACGACAAAGATACTGGTGATGAACGACGCTTGTTTTATGTAGCCTTAACTAGAGCTAAGCAATTGGTCACCATTAGTTTGTCGGCGATTAGTGATAGTGGTCGTGAACAGGTGCCAAGTCAGTTTATTGCCGAACTGAAGCCTGAGTTAATAGAATATGTTGATACAAGTGGTTTGACTGACAAGTTAGCTGAAGTTCGAGAAACTTTGCTTAGCCCGACTCCAGCCAAGGAGAGTGACCTAAAGGATCGGGAATATATTGCTGGTTTGTTTCGTGATCAGGGTTTGTCGGTCACAGCTTTAAATAACTACCTGGCTTGTCCATGGCAATACTTTTATCGTAATCTCATTCGTTTGCCAGCGGTGCCGACCAAGCATCAGGCTTATGGTATTGCGGTTCACGCGGCCCTCAGAGACGCCTTCAAGCATGCCAAGGAGCGAGATATTACCAAAGAGTCACTCTTGGCTAGTTTTGAGAAGTATCTTCGTCAGGAGCCGTTAACGGAAAAGGATTTGGTGGAGACCTTGGCAAAAGGTTTGGAATCACTTAGTGGGTGGTTTGATACTTATCACCAAAGTTGGAATATTAATGTGTTGACCGAGTTTAATATTAAAGGAGTGGAGTTAACTTCAGATATTAAATTGGTGGGAATGCTCGATAAAATAGAGTTTACAGGGGATGGTGCTGATGTAAATGTAGCAGATTATAAAACTGGCAAGCCAAAAAGCCGGAATGATTTGATGGGCGCGACTCGTGATGCGGATGGAAATTATTACCGCCAGTTGGTGTTTTATAAAATCCTGTTAGATTTATTTGAGGATGGAAAGTATAAGATGATGTCTGGGGAAATAGATTTCGTGGAGCCAAATGATACGGGGAAGTATAAAAAAGAAAAGTTTGAGATTCCAGATAATGATGTGATTGAATTGACTGATACGATTAAAAAAGTGGCGGATGAAATTATTAATCTAAAGTTTTGGGATAAAACTTGTGATGATAAGGATTGTGAATACTGTGCCTTGCGACGGCTAATGACAGACGCTAACTAA
- the typA gene encoding translational GTPase TypA — protein MEIRNIAIIAHVDHGKTTLTDAIMRQTGAAVEGVSMDSNALELERGITIYAKNAAVLYKGTKINIVDTPGHADFGSEVERVLRSIDSVILVVDAQEGPMPQTRFVLKKSLELGLKPLVVINKIDKPAADPKHVEELVYELFLDLGASDDQLDFKTIYAIGRDGVAKKSLDDESKDLTPLLDSILENVPVAAGSAEAPLRFQPFNLAYDNFLGRLAVGRVYDGVIKNGDTVYVKEINGKSYSGKLTKLFTFKGLAREEATQAEAGDIVMISGLPEIYIGDTVCGGPDVEALPAINIDEPTIALNFLINNSPFAGREGKYVTTRQIRERLERELEVNVGLRVDFTDAEVFRVFGRGELHIAILLENMRREGYEMQVSQPQVIIKEVDGHKHEPFEEVTIDVPAEMQGAVIERLGQRGGVMMDLKAHHGVVRLTFEAPTRGLLGFRNQFIVDTKGEGIFSSRFLEFRPYYGEIRKKATGSMTSMMSGKALGYALWNLQDRGVLYIIPGTEVYEGMVIGNTAKGDEMAVNPIKGKQLTNMRASGTDENVMLVPPFEVTIERGLEIMTGDEYLEITPKSVRLRKQFLTESERSKGKRKD, from the coding sequence ATGGAAATTCGTAACATTGCTATTATTGCTCACGTGGACCACGGTAAGACGACCTTAACTGATGCTATTATGCGTCAGACAGGAGCGGCCGTTGAGGGAGTAAGTATGGATTCAAACGCTCTGGAACTAGAGCGGGGTATTACTATTTATGCTAAAAACGCCGCTGTTTTATACAAAGGAACCAAAATCAATATTGTTGACACACCAGGTCACGCCGACTTCGGTTCAGAGGTAGAACGGGTCCTTCGGTCCATCGACTCAGTTATTTTGGTGGTAGATGCGCAAGAAGGTCCAATGCCCCAAACTCGATTTGTGCTTAAAAAATCTCTAGAATTAGGTCTTAAACCATTGGTGGTGATCAATAAGATAGATAAGCCGGCTGCTGATCCAAAACATGTGGAGGAATTGGTATATGAATTATTTCTAGACCTAGGAGCTTCTGATGACCAACTTGATTTCAAAACTATTTACGCGATTGGTCGTGACGGTGTAGCTAAAAAATCTTTAGATGACGAATCAAAAGATTTAACACCTTTACTAGATTCTATTTTAGAGAATGTGCCTGTGGCAGCTGGATCAGCTGAAGCACCTTTACGTTTCCAACCTTTTAACTTGGCTTATGATAATTTTTTGGGTCGTCTAGCGGTGGGACGAGTTTATGATGGAGTTATTAAAAACGGCGATACAGTCTATGTTAAGGAAATTAATGGTAAGAGTTATAGTGGTAAGTTAACCAAACTCTTTACTTTTAAAGGTCTAGCTCGGGAAGAAGCAACTCAAGCGGAAGCTGGAGATATTGTGATGATTTCTGGTCTACCTGAAATTTATATTGGTGACACGGTTTGTGGTGGTCCTGACGTTGAAGCTCTACCAGCTATTAATATTGATGAACCAACCATTGCTCTCAACTTTTTGATTAACAACTCACCTTTTGCTGGCCGAGAAGGTAAGTACGTGACCACTCGTCAGATCCGTGAACGATTAGAAAGAGAGTTAGAAGTAAACGTCGGTTTGCGAGTTGATTTTACTGATGCTGAGGTCTTTAGGGTTTTTGGTCGCGGTGAATTACACATTGCTATTTTGTTAGAAAACATGCGTCGAGAAGGTTATGAAATGCAGGTTTCCCAACCACAAGTAATTATCAAAGAGGTTGATGGTCATAAACATGAACCATTTGAAGAGGTAACTATCGACGTACCAGCTGAAATGCAGGGTGCAGTAATCGAGCGTCTAGGTCAACGAGGTGGGGTTATGATGGATCTGAAAGCTCATCACGGGGTTGTCCGTCTAACTTTTGAAGCTCCGACTCGAGGTTTGCTTGGCTTTCGTAACCAGTTTATCGTTGATACTAAAGGTGAGGGAATTTTCTCTAGTCGTTTCTTAGAGTTCCGCCCTTATTACGGAGAGATTAGGAAAAAGGCGACCGGCTCGATGACCTCGATGATGTCTGGAAAAGCTCTGGGCTATGCTCTGTGGAACTTACAAGACCGGGGGGTACTCTATATCATCCCAGGAACTGAAGTATATGAAGGTATGGTGATCGGAAATACTGCTAAGGGTGATGAGATGGCTGTGAACCCAATTAAAGGTAAACAATTAACAAACATGCGGGCTTCAGGAACTGATGAAAACGTGATGTTGGTGCCCCCATTTGAAGTTACTATTGAACGTGGTCTAGAAATTATGACCGGTGATGAATATCTTGAAATTACTCCAAAAAGTGTCCGCTTGCGTAAGCAATTTCTAACAGAATCAGAACGATCAAAAGGAAAGAGAAAAGATTAA
- a CDS encoding rRNA pseudouridine synthase, producing the protein MRINKYLAEQKMATRRGADELIKQGLVKLNGRLAQLGDEVNEGDKVVLHKKVTEKTYTYLAYHKPVGIATNSSDEKEVDIRKSLALPRDIFPIGRLDKNSSGLIILTNDGRITDALLNPDKNHEKEYVVTINKTVDPEAIKKLSGGIRIENYKTKPAQATKTSDKEITIILTEGKKHQVRRMVVACGYEVIRLIRTRIMNIELNDLEVGRYRKLEGDELSVFLKKLSL; encoded by the coding sequence ATGCGTATCAACAAATATCTAGCAGAGCAGAAAATGGCCACTCGTCGAGGGGCAGATGAACTAATCAAACAAGGTTTAGTTAAACTTAATGGTCGCTTAGCCCAGCTTGGCGATGAAGTCAACGAAGGAGACAAGGTTGTATTACATAAAAAAGTCACGGAAAAAACCTATACTTACCTCGCCTATCACAAACCTGTCGGCATCGCCACCAACAGTTCTGACGAAAAAGAGGTAGATATCCGTAAAAGCCTAGCCCTTCCCCGAGACATCTTTCCAATCGGCCGACTAGATAAAAATTCTTCTGGTTTGATTATTTTAACCAACGATGGCCGGATTACTGACGCCCTCCTTAATCCCGACAAGAATCACGAAAAGGAATATGTTGTAACTATTAACAAAACCGTTGATCCAGAAGCCATCAAGAAACTTTCAGGTGGAATCAGGATTGAAAATTATAAAACTAAACCAGCTCAGGCCACTAAAACCAGCGATAAAGAAATAACCATCATTTTAACTGAAGGCAAAAAACACCAAGTTCGTCGCATGGTGGTCGCTTGTGGTTATGAAGTTATTCGTCTGATTCGCACTCGAATTATGAACATTGAACTAAACGACTTAGAAGTTGGTCGTTATCGTAAACTCGAAGGCGACGAATTATCGGTTTTTCTTAAGAAATTAAGTTTATAA
- a CDS encoding NAD(P)H-dependent oxidoreductase, with the protein MNEKLFIPVLLGTSRPGRRSEAVAKFVVEETEAYGFETDLLDIKDFSIGNTIELTETTNRWREIMTKADGLIIVAPEYNHGYSGELKMLLDLAYQEYNRKPLGICGVSTGPLGGSRMVEQLRLVAVELQMVPIRNAVYFSLVQDIIGEDGRVKDPDNWRKKLGTVLDEMKWYGQVLKEGRNKNK; encoded by the coding sequence ATGAACGAGAAACTATTTATACCTGTTTTGTTGGGAACTAGTCGGCCTGGTCGTCGTAGTGAAGCGGTGGCTAAGTTTGTAGTTGAAGAAACTGAGGCTTATGGGTTTGAGACTGACTTGCTTGATATTAAAGATTTTTCAATTGGTAATACAATTGAGCTGACGGAGACTACTAATAGATGGCGAGAAATAATGACCAAAGCTGATGGTTTAATTATTGTGGCTCCAGAATATAATCATGGTTATTCTGGAGAACTAAAAATGTTACTTGATTTGGCTTATCAAGAATATAATCGTAAACCGCTGGGTATTTGCGGAGTCTCGACTGGACCACTAGGTGGATCAAGAATGGTAGAGCAGTTACGCTTGGTAGCTGTCGAGCTGCAGATGGTGCCGATTAGGAATGCGGTTTATTTTTCTTTGGTCCAAGATATTATAGGTGAAGATGGACGAGTTAAGGATCCGGATAACTGGCGAAAGAAATTAGGAACTGTTTTAGATGAGATGAAGTGGTATGGTCAAGTTTTGAAAGAGGGAAGGAATAAAAATAAATAA